A portion of the Drosophila innubila isolate TH190305 chromosome 3L unlocalized genomic scaffold, UK_Dinn_1.0 0_D_3L, whole genome shotgun sequence genome contains these proteins:
- the LOC117786838 gene encoding alpha-tocopherol transfer protein-like — MSNINVSSGVRPLREGLQRIAIEELNEVPSRVSSDIIALRDWLQKQPHLCSCLTDQFLLGFLRGSKFSLEKAKQKIDRYYTLQAAIPEVFNEHRLADDPQVLEIIRMGVILRIPLHEDDTGPAVTIIRAGSYDTTKYKFQDIIRVGSMFGEIMMLEDDNANVSGYIEFLDMSGIAAANLFALQPHILSKFSAFADEAMPTRQKGIHFINVPSSFESGFNSIRSFFPEKIRNRVSVSSDPESIFERVRREYLPKEYGGTKGTMQDIIDQMERKMLSYRDYFEQSRHFGANEKLREDKANSKKFPSHFGMDGSFRVLDID, encoded by the exons ATGAGCAACATCAACGTGTCCTCCGGTGTTCGTCCATTGCGGGAAGGACTTCAGCGTATAGCCATCGAGGAGCTAAACGAGGTGCCATCTCGAGTATCCTCCGACATAATAGCTCTGCGGGATTGGCTGCAGAAACAGCCTCATCTCTGTTCCTGCCTCACGGATCAGTTCCTCTTGGGCTTCCTGAGGGGCAGCAAGTTCAGTTTGGAGAAGGCCAAACAAAAGATCGATCGATACTATACACTCCAGGCGGCCATTCCCGAGGTCTTTAATGAGCACCGACTAGCCGACGATCCGCAGGTGCTCGAAATTATTCGAATGGG CGTCATTCTTCGTATTCCTCTGCACGAAGATGATACGGGTCCGGCGGTGACCATAATTCGTGCTGGATCCTATGATACGACCAAGTACAAGTTCCAGGATATCATACGAGTGGGTTCCATGTTCGGCGAGATTATGATGTTAGAGGACGACAATGCGAATGTCAGTGGCTATATTGAGTTCCTAGACATGTCAGGGATTGCGGCTGCCAATCTCTTTGCACTACAGCCGCATATATTGAGTAAGTTTTCGGCCTTTGCGGATGAGGCTATGCCCACCAGGCAGAAGggaattcattttataaatgtgcCATCATCATTTGAAAGCGGTTTCAATTCTATACGCTCCTTCTTTCCCGAGAAGATCAGAAATCGT GTTTCAGTTAGCTCCGATCCTGAATCGATCTTTGAACGCGTACGCCGTGAGTATTTGCCAAAGGAATACGGTGGCACCAAGGGCACCATGCAGGATATTATTGATCAGATGGAACGGAAAATGTTGAGTTATCGCGATTACTTCGAGCAGTCGCGTCACTTTGGCGCCAACGAAAAGCTAAGGGAAGATAAGGCGAATAGTAAAAAATTTCCGAGTCACTTTGGCATGGATGGATCATTCCGCGTATTAGATATTGACTGA
- the LOC117786812 gene encoding adenylate cyclase, terminal-differentiation specific-like isoform X2, protein MGAQWRVINENYKNLEGYKRVAWPPASEERIVREFTPQPQQSPAPGSGGYYPQATASGNAAPPQVPIYNNVQPRTQQQPQQPTQQQPPQPQQHYQQQYHQQQAAQNVYGPNTNYASNGYAPAATVAAPPATATANATQVPANNYNYPQQPIQYTQAQFNRQPSREPAPVPQQQQQQQQQQQPQQQHYQPTYQQQQQQPIHAVDNVGGGWKHIGAPSPKTHSDFTAAGVAPTAAYPSYQQQQQQQQQYPHQQQYQAPSSDNHQQQQQQPLQQHQPAPQHWQQQQQQHQPQPQQQYQAPYQTSPYQQQQQQQQPQNYPQQNGGANYAQPQYNSYSQPQQLQPQQQQQLPYSQDQTDLQQHSYRGASPGIITLRKEAPVSQQPAPVYTSQPAAVSYQGGSKLRGDLKWPPQEYKEAAVRENEERRLLALGPVCRPRRVNRDYTTFFAKHQLNCTYPSYKVPPGTQHMFG, encoded by the exons GTTACAAGCGTGTCGCCTGGCCACCAGCCTCTGAGGAGCGCATTGTGCGTGAATTCACGCCGCAACCACAGCAGAGTCCGGCTCCGGGTAGCGGTGGATATTATCCACAGGCCACGGCCAGTGGCAATGCTGCACCACCTCAG GTTCCCATTTATAACAACGTTCAGCCTCGAACCCAGCAACAACCTCAACAACCCactcaacaacaaccaccTCAACCTCAGCAACACTACCAGCAACAATACCATCAGCAACAAGCTGCACAAAATGTTTATGGTCCAAACACTAACTATGCATCAAACGGTTATgctccagcagcaacagttgccgctccacctgcaactgcaactgcaaatgcCACTCAAGTCCCAGCTAATAACTATAACTATCCACAACAACCCATCCAATACACACAGGCACAGTTCAATAGGCAACCATCGAGGGAGCCTGCCCCAgtaccacagcagcagcagcagcagcaacaacaacaacagcctcagcagcaacattatCAGCCAACttatcaacaacagcaacaacagcccaTTCATGCCGTAGACAATGTGGGCGGTGGCTGGAAGCACATTGGTGCACCTTCGCCCAAGACACACAGCGATTTCACAGCTGCTGGTGTTGCACCAACAGCTGCCTATCCCTCgtaccagcagcagcagcaacagcaacaacaatacccACATCAG caacaatatcaaGCGCCATCCAGCGATaaccaccagcaacagcagcagcaaccactgCAGCAACATCAGCCAGCACCACAGcactggcaacagcaacagcaacaacaccaaccgCAACCGCAACAGCAATATCAGGCTCCTTATCAGACGTCTCCttatcagcaacagcagcagcagcagcaaccccAAAATTATCCACAACAAAATGGTGGTGCTAACTATGCTCAACCACAATACAATTCTTATTCGCAGCCTCAGCAActgcaaccacagcagcaacaacaattgccatACTCGCAGGATCAGACCGATCTGCAGCAACATAGCTATCGTGGCGCCAGTCCTGGCATCATAACCCTTCGCAAGGAGGCGCCCGTCTCGCAGCAACCTGCACCAGTCTACACTTCGCAGCCTGCCGCCGTCAGCTATCAGG GAGGCAGCAAATTGCGCGGAGATTTGAAATGGCCACCACAGGAGTACAAGGAGGCTGCTGTGCGTGAGAATGAGGAGCGTCGCCTGTTGGCGTTGGGCCCTGTCTGCCGTCCCCGTAGAGTCAATCGT GACTACACTACCTTCTTTGCCAAGCACCAATTGAACTGCACCTATCCTAGCTACAAGGTGCCACCAGGCACCCAGCATATGTTTGGTTAA
- the LOC117786812 gene encoding mediator of RNA polymerase II transcription subunit 15-like isoform X7, protein MGAQWRVINENYKNLEGYKRVAWPPASEERIVREFTPQPQQSPAPGSGGYYPQATASGNAAPPQQQYQAPSSDNHQQQQQQPLQQHQPAPQHWQQQQQQHQPQPQQQYQAPYQTSPYQQQQQQQQPQNYPQQNGGANYAQPQYNSYSQPQQLQPQQQQQLPYSQDQTDLQQHSYRGASPGIITLRKEAPVSQQPAPVYTSQPAAVSYQGGSKLRGDLKWPPQEYKEAAVRENEERRLLALGPVCRPRRVNRDYTTFFAKHQLNCTYPSYKVPPGTQHMFG, encoded by the exons GTTACAAGCGTGTCGCCTGGCCACCAGCCTCTGAGGAGCGCATTGTGCGTGAATTCACGCCGCAACCACAGCAGAGTCCGGCTCCGGGTAGCGGTGGATATTATCCACAGGCCACGGCCAGTGGCAATGCTGCACCACCTCAG caacaatatcaaGCGCCATCCAGCGATaaccaccagcaacagcagcagcaaccactgCAGCAACATCAGCCAGCACCACAGcactggcaacagcaacagcaacaacaccaaccgCAACCGCAACAGCAATATCAGGCTCCTTATCAGACGTCTCCttatcagcaacagcagcagcagcagcaaccccAAAATTATCCACAACAAAATGGTGGTGCTAACTATGCTCAACCACAATACAATTCTTATTCGCAGCCTCAGCAActgcaaccacagcagcaacaacaattgccatACTCGCAGGATCAGACCGATCTGCAGCAACATAGCTATCGTGGCGCCAGTCCTGGCATCATAACCCTTCGCAAGGAGGCGCCCGTCTCGCAGCAACCTGCACCAGTCTACACTTCGCAGCCTGCCGCCGTCAGCTATCAGG GAGGCAGCAAATTGCGCGGAGATTTGAAATGGCCACCACAGGAGTACAAGGAGGCTGCTGTGCGTGAGAATGAGGAGCGTCGCCTGTTGGCGTTGGGCCCTGTCTGCCGTCCCCGTAGAGTCAATCGT GACTACACTACCTTCTTTGCCAAGCACCAATTGAACTGCACCTATCCTAGCTACAAGGTGCCACCAGGCACCCAGCATATGTTTGGTTAA
- the LOC117786861 gene encoding protein phosphatase inhibitor 2 isoform X1, with translation MANELFTMQFKQLTCVRSTKRAKMQNNPSPQLPCKGILKTSRSFDKSGASFRKSAKFDELNVLQTFHPADKDYGHMKIDEPKTPYNYQEPFNENKDELDTELLVEKLRIAASSQQSSQSIDDEGSSGDEQPLTEEERQKRREFERRRKAHYREFEAVKLARKLIEEEDDDADDNDGGAASGSAQGAASTSSSFASGSTKKSSPIATTSASTSATTSSNMDLESSHN, from the exons ATGGCTAATGAATTGTTCACAATGCAGTTTAAGCAG TTAACGTGCGTCAGATCAACCAAGAGAGCCAAGATGCAAAACAATCCCAGTCCACAGTTACCATGCAAGGGCATTTTAAAGACTTCGCGCAGCTTTGACAAGTCGGGTGCCAG TTTCCGTAAAAGTGCCAAGTTCGATGAGCTGAATGTGCTGCAAACGTTTCATCCGGCTGACAAGGACTACGGCCACATGAAAATCGATGAGCCAAAAACACCGTATAACTATCAAGAgccatttaatgaaaataaggATGAGTTGGACACCGAACTATTAGTGGAGAA ACTTCGCATTGCGGCCAGCTCACAACAGTCTTCCCAAAGCATTGATGATGAAGGTTCTTCCGGCGATGAACAGCCCCTAACCGAAGAGGAGAGAC AAAAACGTCGGGAGTTTGAGCGGCGTCGCAAGGCGCATTATCGTGAGTTTGAGGCAGTTAAATTGGCACGCAAGTTAATAGAAGAGGAGGACGATGATGCGGATGATAATGATGGCGGCGCTGCATCTGGATCCGCACAAGGCGCCGCCTCCACTTCCAGCAGCTTTGCCAGCGGTTCGACAAAAAAGTCCAGTCCGATAGCAACCACATCCGCGTCTACCAGTGCCACCACAAGCAGCAATATGGACCTGGAGTCATCTCATAACTAA
- the LOC117786861 gene encoding protein phosphatase inhibitor 2 isoform X2, giving the protein MQNNPSPQLPCKGILKTSRSFDKSGASFRKSAKFDELNVLQTFHPADKDYGHMKIDEPKTPYNYQEPFNENKDELDTELLVEKLRIAASSQQSSQSIDDEGSSGDEQPLTEEERQKRREFERRRKAHYREFEAVKLARKLIEEEDDDADDNDGGAASGSAQGAASTSSSFASGSTKKSSPIATTSASTSATTSSNMDLESSHN; this is encoded by the exons ATGCAAAACAATCCCAGTCCACAGTTACCATGCAAGGGCATTTTAAAGACTTCGCGCAGCTTTGACAAGTCGGGTGCCAG TTTCCGTAAAAGTGCCAAGTTCGATGAGCTGAATGTGCTGCAAACGTTTCATCCGGCTGACAAGGACTACGGCCACATGAAAATCGATGAGCCAAAAACACCGTATAACTATCAAGAgccatttaatgaaaataaggATGAGTTGGACACCGAACTATTAGTGGAGAA ACTTCGCATTGCGGCCAGCTCACAACAGTCTTCCCAAAGCATTGATGATGAAGGTTCTTCCGGCGATGAACAGCCCCTAACCGAAGAGGAGAGAC AAAAACGTCGGGAGTTTGAGCGGCGTCGCAAGGCGCATTATCGTGAGTTTGAGGCAGTTAAATTGGCACGCAAGTTAATAGAAGAGGAGGACGATGATGCGGATGATAATGATGGCGGCGCTGCATCTGGATCCGCACAAGGCGCCGCCTCCACTTCCAGCAGCTTTGCCAGCGGTTCGACAAAAAAGTCCAGTCCGATAGCAACCACATCCGCGTCTACCAGTGCCACCACAAGCAGCAATATGGACCTGGAGTCATCTCATAACTAA
- the LOC117786827 gene encoding spidroin-2, which yields MRKDCLIIVLALFCQLAIVTAKSGEDHWVWRTYSRRERAFRDKDIDRNAAINNSYDNKLRREPTTRRPLPGEPENDEIEDYVDTDSVVTNSANVSTRQFNPYFNPNGFPGQPTTGGQFGGQGGFAGSNPGVLVGPGGPPFPYPNAYQPGIGGFGGAQNGLGLGGYPGFFGGAGLGGSAYPGVGGNYGAQPGAGLGLGQYPGAGNQYPYGPYQGAGTNFNSNQFATPGGQYPGGQYPGGQYPGGQYSGQYPGEQYSGQYPSNQHPGQYPSTQHPGQYPPNQYGGQQFPEGYGLTGLGLGYPGLGTNGFGGNFGPGGFGYDEKSPTVIEGKSAKSVSITPTSVNDKLSKKV from the coding sequence ATGCGAAAAGATTGCCTCATTATTGTGCTGGCACTTTTTTGTCAGTTGGCTATTGTCACGGCAAAGTCTGGAGAGGATCATTGGGTTTGGCGCACCTACAGTCGCAGGGAGCGTGCTTTTCGGGATAAGGATATTGATCGCAATGCCGCCATTAACAACTCCTACGACAACAAGCTGAGAAGGGAGCCAACCACAAGGCGACCTTTGCCTGGTGAGCCGGAAAACGATGAGATCGAGGATTACGTGGATACAGATTCTGTAGTAACCAACTCAGCCAATGTGAGCACGCGTCAATTCAATCCCTATTTTAATCCTAATGGCTTCCCTGGTCAGCCTACGACTGGTGGACAGTTTGGGGGTCAAGGTGGCTTCGCTGGCAGTAATCCTGGTGTGCTTGTGGGTCCAGGTGGACCGCCCTTTCCCTATCCCAATGCCTATCAGCCGGGCATTGGTGGATTTGGTGGTGCACAGAATGGACTAGGACTTGGAGGCTATCCGGGCTTCTTTGGTGGTGCAGGCTTAGGAGGATCAGCTTATCCTGGAGTGGGTGGCAACTATGGCGCCCAACCTGGTGCGGGATTAGGTCTGGGTCAATATCCAGGTGCTGGCAACCAATATCCATATGGACCTTATCAAGGAGCCGGCACGAACTTCAACAGCAATCAGTTTGCAACTCCCGGTGGTCAATACCCAGGTGGACAATATCCAGGAGGACAATATCCAGGTGGACAATATTCCGGACAGTATCCAGGCGAACAATATTCTGGACAGTATCCTTCCAATCAACATCCTGGACAGTATCCTTCCACTCAACATCCTGGACAGTATCCTCCCAATCAATATGGTGGACAACAATTCCCAGAGGGCTATGGACTGACGGGTCTTGGCTTGGGTTACCCTGGTCTAGGCACCAATGGTTTTGGTGGCAACTTTGGACCTGGTGGCTTTGGATACGATGAGAAATCCCCGACTGTTATAGAGGGCAAGAGCGCAAAGTCTGTGTCCATTACTCCCACTTCAGTTAACGATAAGCTCAGCAAGAAGGTTTAA
- the LOC117786787 gene encoding serine/arginine repetitive matrix protein 1, translating into MSSRRAQSLPAHMLEPAKPQRGRCVAAICFSWKVITCIVSHVLLVLLVVSYCVGGAYLFQHLERPHEIEVKRDVQNLRFNLTERIWLLSEDALVLRENDWMANVSKHLANFEKQILTAIKADGWDGDEDVRKSQWTFAGSLFYSIIVITTIGYGHISPRTDWGKVTTIFYAIVGIPLMLLCLSNIGDVMATSFRFLYWRICCYVCTRSAKRPKSRRSRQRSVRMRPQRVSSRSQPPPSFRRSMKMTQRSNNDSGLGPSMGHAYSDPELRYGRGYDDRDRDRDFGGGHRGSGGRQRRQQQYTQPLQHEPRQRHTIYGDEYETQTLNRATRYSSRQKQRDRMRDRHTVERERYLGHSRTHIHGSIDDFGDLQAPAKRAASVRSVRSPQRPDCRASRELHRLHSAPGRAKSVDPRHGHVSSHYEDVDEDVVRKTPIIPNRYALDDDDLAHSGQQARNAPRSQSMPRSAHRRRQRDMERERSPQPPPSHHHQQHHPRPNGRRAGSLGRQSSRYGNHLEPPDYDAAPPQRQRRGRSPRYDDYVEESFDELSMCDDNGIYEDYPVRHSSRNREPRRERRRERERRLPPSPRIMSPMGFPVQRQIRRRPSYDYDDEDSMYDDEYGDRFELVPKDRPVPIWLCVFLVVSYILGGAALFAFWEEWSFLDSAYFCFITLTTIGFGDFVPAKGVKDESEQSIAYCSLYLLFGIALLAMSFNLVQEEFIANVKEVARRLGILKDDEDEQQDAD; encoded by the exons ATGTCGAGTAGGCGGGCCCAGTCTCTGCCGGCTCACATGCTGGAGCCAGCGAAGCCGCAACGTGGACGCTGTGTGGCTGCCATCTGTTTCTCCTGGAAGGTAATCACCTGCATCGTTTCCCACGTGCTGCTCGTCTTGCTCGTGGTCTCCTACTGCGTGGGCGGCGCCTATTTGTTTCAACATCTCGAAAGACCCCATGAGATTGAG GTGAAGCGGGATGTACAGAACCTGCGCTTCAATCTCACCGAGCGCATCTGGCTGCTCTCGGAGGATGCTTTGGTCCTGAGGGAGAATGATTGGATGGCGAATGTGAGCAAACACTTGGCCAACTTTGAGAAACAGATCCTCACTGCCATTAAGGCCGATGGCTGGGATGGCGACGAGGATGTACGCAAGTCCCAATGGACCTTTGCTGGCTCCCTTTTCTACTCCATCATAGTGATAACAACGATTG GCTATGGCCACATATCACCACGCACAGATTGGGGCAAGGTGACAACGATCTTCTATGCCATCGTTGGGATTCCATTGATGCTGCTATGCCTGTCAAACATTGGAGATGTGATGGCCACATCATTTCG TTTCCTCTACTGGCGCATCTGTTGTTATGTGTGCACTCGATCGGCAAAGCGTCCAAAGAGTCGCCGATCCCGGCAGAGATCTGTGAGGATGCGTCCCCAGCGGGTTTCCTCAAGGAGTCAGCCGCCTCCCTCGTTCAGACGTTCCATGAAGATGACACAGCGCTCCAATAATGATTCTGGACTGGGACCCTCCATGGGACATGCTTATTCCGATCCAGAGCTGCGTTACGGTCGCGGTTACGATGATCGTGACAGGGATCGGGACTTTGGTGGCGGTCATCGTGGCAGTGGTGGACGCCAGCGACGCCAACAGCAGTACACACAGCCACTGCAGCATGAGCCGCGCCAGCGTCACACCATTTATGGGGATGAGTACGAGACGCAGACCTTGAATCGGGCAACCCGCTACAGCAGCCGGCAGAAACAGCGGGACAGGATGCGGGATCGACACACGGTGGAACGGGAGCGTTATCTGGGCCACTCGAGGACACACATTCATGGATCTATCGATGACTTTGGCGACTTGCAGGCGCCGGCAAAGCGGGCAGCCAGTGTGAGATCAGTGCGATCACCACAACGTCCGGATTGTCGTGCCTCTCGAGAACTGCATCGTCTACACTCGGCGCCGGGACGAGCCAAGTCTGTGGATCCACGGCATGGACACGTCTCTTCGCACTACGAGGATGTCGATGAGGATGTAGTGCGCAAGACGCCAATCATACCCAATCGATATGCACTGGACGACGACGACTTGGCCCACAGTGGACAGCAGGCAAGGAATGCTCCTCGGAGTCAGTCGATGCCCAGATCGGCGCATCGTCGACGTCAAAGGGATATGGAACGGGAGCGATCTCCACAGCCACCACCTtcccatcatcatcagcagcatcatcCGAGACCAAATGGACGACGAGCCGGCAGCCTAGGCCGCCAATCGTCCCGCTATGGCAATCACCTGGAGCCGCCGGATTACGATGCAGCGCCTccacagcgacagcgacgtggAAGATCGCCACGCTACGATGACTACGTGGAGGAGAGCTTCGATGAGCTATCAATGTGCGATGACAACGGCATCTACGAGGATTATCCGGTGCGACACAGTTCCCGCAACCGAGAGCCGAGGCGGGAGCGACGTCGTGAACGTGAACGTCGTCTGCCGCCCTCACCTCGCATCATGTCCCCCATGGGCTTTCCAGTGCAGCGACAGATCAGGCGACGTCCCAGCTATGACTACGATGACGAGGATTCCATGTATGACGATGAGTACGGCGACAGATTCGAGCTGGTGCCCAAGGACAGACCCGTGCCCATTTGGCTGTGCGTCTTTCTGGTGGTCAGCTATATTCTCGGTGGAGCTGCTCTCTTTGCCTTCTGGGAGGAGTGGTCGTTCCTGGACTCTGCCTACTTCTGCTTCATCACGCTGACAACAATAG GATTTGGCGACTTTGTGCCTGCCAAGGGCGTGAAGGATGAGTCGGAGCAATCCATTGCCTACTGTTCGCTGTATCTGCTCTTTGGCATTGCTTTGCTGGCCATGAGTTTCAACCTGGTGCAGGAGGAGTTCATAGCGAATGTTAAGGAAGTGGCACGACGATTGGGCATACTCAAGGATGATGAAGACGAGCAACAAGATGCCGACTGA
- the LOC117786812 gene encoding putative cyclin-dependent serine/threonine-protein kinase DDB_G0272797/DDB_G0274007 isoform X6 yields MIEVDEQITKPLNLAMSAVLRAVEEEEKQVNCGYKRVAWPPASEERIVREFTPQPQQSPAPGSGGYYPQATASGNAAPPQVPIYNNVQPRTQQQPQQPTQQQPPQPQQHYQQQYHQQQAAQNVYGPNTNYASNGYAPAATVAAPPATATANATQVPANNYNYPQQPIQYTQAQFNRQPSREPAPVPQQQQQQQQQQQPQQQHYQPTYQQQQQQPIHAVDNVGGGWKHIGAPSPKTHSDFTAAGVAPTAAYPSYQQQQQQQQQYPHQQQYQAPSSDNHQQQQQQPLQQHQPAPQHWQQQQQQHQPQPQQQYQAPYQTSPYQQQQQQQQPQNYPQQNGGANYAQPQYNSYSQPQQLQPQQQQQLPYSQDQTDLQQHSYRGASPGIITLRKEAPVSQQPAPVYTSQPAAVSYQGGSKLRGDLKWPPQEYKEAAVRENEERRLLALGPVCRPRRVNRDYTTFFAKHQLNCTYPSYKVPPGTQHMFG; encoded by the exons GTTACAAGCGTGTCGCCTGGCCACCAGCCTCTGAGGAGCGCATTGTGCGTGAATTCACGCCGCAACCACAGCAGAGTCCGGCTCCGGGTAGCGGTGGATATTATCCACAGGCCACGGCCAGTGGCAATGCTGCACCACCTCAG GTTCCCATTTATAACAACGTTCAGCCTCGAACCCAGCAACAACCTCAACAACCCactcaacaacaaccaccTCAACCTCAGCAACACTACCAGCAACAATACCATCAGCAACAAGCTGCACAAAATGTTTATGGTCCAAACACTAACTATGCATCAAACGGTTATgctccagcagcaacagttgccgctccacctgcaactgcaactgcaaatgcCACTCAAGTCCCAGCTAATAACTATAACTATCCACAACAACCCATCCAATACACACAGGCACAGTTCAATAGGCAACCATCGAGGGAGCCTGCCCCAgtaccacagcagcagcagcagcagcaacaacaacaacagcctcagcagcaacattatCAGCCAACttatcaacaacagcaacaacagcccaTTCATGCCGTAGACAATGTGGGCGGTGGCTGGAAGCACATTGGTGCACCTTCGCCCAAGACACACAGCGATTTCACAGCTGCTGGTGTTGCACCAACAGCTGCCTATCCCTCgtaccagcagcagcagcaacagcaacaacaatacccACATCAG caacaatatcaaGCGCCATCCAGCGATaaccaccagcaacagcagcagcaaccactgCAGCAACATCAGCCAGCACCACAGcactggcaacagcaacagcaacaacaccaaccgCAACCGCAACAGCAATATCAGGCTCCTTATCAGACGTCTCCttatcagcaacagcagcagcagcagcaaccccAAAATTATCCACAACAAAATGGTGGTGCTAACTATGCTCAACCACAATACAATTCTTATTCGCAGCCTCAGCAActgcaaccacagcagcaacaacaattgccatACTCGCAGGATCAGACCGATCTGCAGCAACATAGCTATCGTGGCGCCAGTCCTGGCATCATAACCCTTCGCAAGGAGGCGCCCGTCTCGCAGCAACCTGCACCAGTCTACACTTCGCAGCCTGCCGCCGTCAGCTATCAGG GAGGCAGCAAATTGCGCGGAGATTTGAAATGGCCACCACAGGAGTACAAGGAGGCTGCTGTGCGTGAGAATGAGGAGCGTCGCCTGTTGGCGTTGGGCCCTGTCTGCCGTCCCCGTAGAGTCAATCGT GACTACACTACCTTCTTTGCCAAGCACCAATTGAACTGCACCTATCCTAGCTACAAGGTGCCACCAGGCACCCAGCATATGTTTGGTTAA
- the LOC117786842 gene encoding LOW QUALITY PROTEIN: alpha-tocopherol transfer protein (The sequence of the model RefSeq protein was modified relative to this genomic sequence to represent the inferred CDS: inserted 2 bases in 1 codon), with protein sequence MLDIRPLTPELQKTAIDELNERPERIEKDIAALRLWISQQPHLKARTTDQFLVNFLRGCKYSLEKTKXIRTKYPEYFIGHNVDVDKLLTLFRLGTAVYLPRPLNDNGPRIGIIRMGVYDPDIYNFKEINRAGGLMQQIVLNEDDDAIINGVIHILDLTDVRMAHMTQMTPSFAKKMTVFQEEALPTRTKATHFINTPAGFEKVFNMFKPMMSKKQQGRLHVHGNNFETLYKQIPQKYLPIEYGGENGSLTELIKEWEERILAYRNYWVEEENYGTDESLRPGKPVDFEGLFGMEGSFRQLNVD encoded by the exons ATGCTCGACATTCGTCCGCTTACTCCGGAGCTGCAGAAGACTGCGATCGATGAGTTGAACGAAAGACCGGAGAGGATTGAAAAGGATATTGCCGCACTGCGATTGTGGATCAGTCAACAGCCTCATTTGAAAGCCCGTACCACTGATCAGTTCCTGGTGAACTTCTTAAGGGGCTGCAAGTACAGCCTAGAGAAGACCAA TATCCGCACCAAGTATCCGGAGTACTTTATTGGTCACAATGTGGATGTCGACAAGTTATTAACGTTATTCCGCCTCGG AACTGCTGTTTACTTACCACGCCCACTGAATGATAATGGACCACGTATAGGCATTATACGCATGGGCGTCTACGATCCAGATATATACAACTTCAAAGAAATCAACCGTGCTGGAGGATTAATGCAACAAATAGTACTcaatgaggatgatgatgccATTATCAATGGGGTTATTCATATCCTAGACCTCACCGATGTCAGGATGGCTCACATGACACAGATGACACCCTCATTTGCTAAAAAGATGACAGTATTCCAGGAGGAGGCTCTTCCCACGCGCACTAAGGCAACCCACTTCATCAACACTCCCGCGGGATTCGAAAAGGTCTTTAATATGTTCAAACCCATGATGTCCAAGAAGCAACAGGGTCGT CTTCATGTGCACGGCAACAATTTTGAGACACTGTACAAGCAAATACCACAAAAGTATTTGCCCATTGAATATGGTGGAGAAAACGGTTCACTGACGGAACTAATCAAGGAATGGGAAGAACGCATATTGGCCTATAGGAATTACTGGGTTGAGGAGGAGAACTATGGAACCGATGAGAGTCTCCGACCCGGTAAACCCGTTGATTTCGAGGGTCTATTCGGAATGGAGGGTTCTTTTAGGCAACTGAATGTCGATTGA